A genomic stretch from Desulfolutivibrio sulfodismutans DSM 3696 includes:
- a CDS encoding transglutaminase-like domain-containing protein, with amino-acid sequence MSQLFDYLFDIEAAPEDDRSADGLCAVFLNVRGTGTCGVTTPGETPCDGPVPGEKDESGYVPGEGGCTGIVFPGLEAEAAATVGAAAEAALPLPRCQALGPWWFPGAGDTRLPCLALAGTARTLVLSASALPPLFALARSGGLAAMALPRPGAHGETGATGTLGLPCGWTLLSSSGLDRHGEAQIRPPLPDLEAYCCGLDNPVVRRTPQADVVRLLNTKSAILKALAASLTQGLTEPDDKAAALLYAVSNLLSYASDPESLDFADRWSCGVATWFRGEGDCEDGAILLHGLLLACGTPSFRMATIFGRAGSDNMGHAWLCYKRAADERWTILDWTAGALSPLAGPEDFPALEQSPDYHSVEYALTSERFYASRLSLAEFFPSVRADAAALPVPVCAGVTNQAATGALRLGSATGLSGSLACTGRTGGRGDGDLPGLTAEVRAGWRAGAATLAALCGTGLAGALGLAALDGMAATAACGALATGRCPLAALRGRGEAWAAALCGGRCRLARLGLQAGGLGGETGGGGLALPVALVRAAGEAGTLGDGLAAVPGVRIAAGGWFEARGGCAAAFGPLAADGRGVAFAGGLGGVVLEYGPGEVW; translated from the coding sequence ATGAGCCAGCTTTTTGACTACCTCTTCGACATCGAGGCCGCCCCGGAGGACGACCGCAGCGCCGACGGCCTGTGCGCCGTGTTTCTCAACGTCCGGGGCACGGGAACCTGCGGCGTGACCACCCCCGGCGAAACCCCTTGCGACGGGCCGGTCCCCGGCGAGAAGGACGAAAGCGGATATGTTCCCGGGGAGGGCGGCTGCACCGGCATCGTCTTTCCCGGCCTGGAGGCGGAGGCTGCGGCCACGGTGGGCGCGGCGGCCGAGGCGGCCCTGCCCCTGCCCCGGTGCCAGGCCCTTGGCCCCTGGTGGTTCCCCGGGGCGGGAGACACCCGGCTGCCGTGCCTCGCCCTCGCCGGGACCGCCCGGACCCTGGTTCTCTCGGCCAGCGCCCTGCCGCCGCTTTTCGCCCTGGCCAGGTCCGGCGGCCTGGCCGCCATGGCCCTGCCCCGGCCCGGGGCCCACGGCGAAACCGGCGCGACAGGGACGCTTGGACTGCCCTGCGGCTGGACCCTCCTGTCCTCCTCGGGCCTGGACCGCCACGGCGAAGCCCAGATCCGGCCGCCGCTTCCGGACCTGGAGGCCTATTGCTGCGGCCTGGACAACCCCGTGGTGCGACGCACCCCGCAGGCCGACGTGGTGCGGCTTCTCAACACCAAGAGCGCCATCCTCAAGGCCCTGGCGGCCTCCCTGACCCAGGGGCTCACTGAGCCCGACGACAAGGCCGCCGCCCTGCTCTACGCCGTCTCCAACCTGCTTTCCTACGCCAGCGACCCCGAGTCCCTGGACTTCGCCGACAGGTGGAGCTGCGGCGTGGCGACCTGGTTTCGCGGGGAGGGGGACTGCGAGGACGGGGCCATCCTCCTGCACGGGCTGCTCCTGGCCTGTGGAACGCCCTCCTTCCGGATGGCTACCATCTTCGGCCGGGCGGGCTCGGACAACATGGGCCACGCCTGGCTCTGCTACAAGCGGGCCGCCGACGAACGCTGGACCATCCTGGACTGGACCGCCGGGGCCCTCTCGCCCCTGGCCGGGCCGGAGGACTTCCCCGCCCTGGAGCAAAGCCCGGACTACCACAGCGTGGAATACGCCCTGACCAGTGAGCGGTTTTATGCCTCCCGCCTGTCCCTGGCGGAGTTTTTTCCGTCCGTGCGGGCCGATGCGGCAGCGCTCCCCGTGCCCGTCTGCGCCGGGGTCACCAACCAGGCCGCCACGGGGGCCCTTCGGCTCGGATCGGCAACGGGCCTTTCCGGCTCCCTGGCGTGCACGGGGAGGACCGGTGGGCGCGGCGACGGGGATCTGCCCGGCCTGACGGCGGAGGTCCGGGCCGGATGGCGCGCGGGAGCGGCCACGCTTGCGGCCCTTTGCGGCACGGGGCTGGCCGGGGCCCTGGGACTGGCCGCCCTGGATGGGATGGCCGCGACGGCGGCCTGCGGGGCCCTGGCCACGGGGAGATGCCCCCTGGCGGCCCTGCGGGGACGGGGCGAGGCCTGGGCCGCCGCCCTGTGCGGCGGCCGGTGCCGCCTGGCCAGACTGGGGCTCCAGGCGGGCGGGCTTGGCGGGGAGACGGGAGGCGGAGGCCTCGCCCTGCCCGTGGCCCTGGTCCGGGCGGCCGGGGAGGCCGGGACGCTTGGCGACGGCCTTGCGGCGGTCCCCGGCGTGAGGATCGCGGCCGGGGGATGGTTCGAGGCCCGGGGCGGGTGTGCGGCGGCCTTCGGGCCCCTGGCGGCGGATGGCCGGGGCGTTGCCTTTGCCGGGGGGCTTGGCGGGGTCGTTTTGGAATATGGGCCCGGGGAGGTGTGGTGA
- a CDS encoding (Fe-S)-binding protein, with translation MTMSNATDEQSPAFHPPGDCILCGRCVVVCPLFAATGREELSPRAKFLLLGRLALDDPTLGRTAASELAGLCLSCGRCQAACPLGLCAPDAVGALRAAHPGWPEFLWGQWITRAGIMWPMAAALCRLAPRIGPMPRLAAALSGLDQTRAIPPWLAPARFDTALAGRRVAIFPGCVAAFARTDWTRAARRLLLGTGALLAKTPEFACCGAPLGHAGLPAAQDAARRTNIRIWREAGRPVLAVFCASCHHGLAAYPESLFLPGEADTWRQSVIPLSTLLGDTAFTVAAKAPQAIQYHQPCHAPPGDPDAALLSRAVGRPFPHGPTPCCGFGGLMQITAPDLSAATAAACWQAHDPPQKAHVLTSCAGCATQLAATAPPSVTVGHWLEAILPEETGHADTAGE, from the coding sequence ATGACCATGTCCAACGCGACAGACGAACAATCCCCAGCTTTCCATCCCCCTGGCGACTGCATCCTGTGCGGCCGCTGCGTGGTGGTTTGTCCCCTGTTCGCGGCCACGGGGAGGGAGGAACTCTCTCCCCGGGCCAAATTCCTGCTCCTTGGACGCCTGGCCCTTGATGATCCGACCCTTGGCCGCACGGCCGCCTCGGAGCTGGCCGGACTTTGTCTGTCCTGCGGCCGGTGCCAGGCGGCCTGTCCTCTGGGGCTGTGCGCCCCGGACGCCGTGGGCGCGTTGCGCGCCGCCCATCCCGGCTGGCCGGAATTTTTGTGGGGGCAGTGGATCACCCGGGCCGGGATCATGTGGCCCATGGCCGCCGCCCTGTGCCGCCTGGCCCCCCGCATCGGCCCGATGCCGCGTCTGGCCGCCGCCCTGTCCGGCCTGGATCAGACCCGGGCCATCCCCCCCTGGCTTGCGCCCGCGCGCTTCGACACCGCCCTCGCCGGACGCCGCGTCGCCATTTTTCCCGGCTGTGTGGCCGCCTTCGCCCGTACCGACTGGACACGCGCCGCCCGCCGCCTCCTGCTCGGAACCGGGGCCCTTCTGGCAAAGACCCCGGAATTCGCCTGCTGCGGCGCGCCCCTGGGGCACGCCGGGCTCCCGGCCGCCCAGGACGCCGCCCGCCGGACGAACATCCGAATCTGGCGGGAGGCCGGACGCCCCGTCCTGGCCGTTTTTTGCGCCTCCTGCCACCACGGCCTCGCCGCCTACCCCGAATCCCTTTTCCTCCCCGGCGAGGCCGACACCTGGCGGCAGTCCGTCATCCCCCTCTCCACGCTCCTGGGGGATACCGCTTTCACCGTCGCCGCCAAGGCCCCCCAGGCCATCCAATACCACCAACCCTGCCACGCGCCGCCGGGCGACCCCGACGCCGCCCTGCTCTCCCGGGCCGTTGGCCGACCGTTTCCGCACGGCCCCACGCCCTGCTGCGGATTCGGCGGCCTGATGCAGATCACCGCCCCGGACCTTTCGGCCGCAACCGCCGCCGCCTGCTGGCAGGCCCATGATCCGCCGCAAAAGGCCCATGTCCTGACCTCGTGCGCCGGGTGCGCCACGCAGCTGGCCGCCACCGCCCCCCCGTCCGTCACCGTCGGCCATTGGCTGGAGGCGATTCTCCCGGAGGAAACGGGACATGCGGACACGGCGGGGGAATGA
- a CDS encoding LamG domain-containing protein has protein sequence MAIAATYLSSTAFSVPGDLTAEFAPGARVLADCGADGLRYGTVVGVSASGGATTVSLTLDAGTLTANLTGVRHGNDVPDSLCNHAAQHAAGGRDPLAAASTEAPGVAELATNAEGVAGTDAARVVPVAVARQQFTSWMRDAMGEFPGVIPPAYNLFAPKLDLPGTTTFSRASSAWRLGAAGSLREAAVGVPRFDYDASGNLLGLRIEGAATRLNTIAAAPTAPENVSVSAVAYTLSFFGTGSMTLSGAHAATINGTGALPARVSYTFTPTAGTLTLTPSGTVQHLQVEAGAFATSPILGEGSAVARTADVATVALSGIDFNTAEGTIYCEFRVAGVSVQQRIFYIDNNSSSNVLSLFVSASNKITMAVASGGTTVVYTEASSTVVANTVYKVAFSFRNNNYQLVVNGGPAVSDTSGAMPSSLVTIRLGQGLSNVQPMFGVIRHFAYFPRALTTAQLQAMTL, from the coding sequence ATGGCCATTGCGGCGACATATCTTTCCAGCACCGCGTTTTCCGTCCCGGGCGACCTGACGGCGGAGTTCGCCCCAGGCGCGCGGGTTCTGGCCGACTGCGGCGCAGACGGCCTGCGGTACGGCACGGTGGTCGGGGTTTCGGCCTCGGGCGGCGCGACAACGGTGTCCCTGACCCTGGATGCCGGGACGCTCACCGCCAACCTGACCGGGGTGCGGCACGGCAACGATGTGCCGGATTCCCTGTGCAACCACGCGGCCCAGCACGCAGCCGGAGGTCGCGACCCCCTGGCGGCGGCCAGCACCGAGGCCCCGGGCGTGGCGGAACTGGCCACGAACGCCGAGGGCGTGGCCGGGACGGATGCGGCCCGGGTTGTGCCCGTGGCTGTGGCCCGGCAGCAATTTACGTCCTGGATGCGCGACGCCATGGGCGAATTCCCGGGTGTGATTCCGCCCGCCTACAACCTGTTTGCGCCAAAGCTGGACCTGCCGGGAACAACGACGTTTTCCCGGGCGTCGTCGGCCTGGCGTCTGGGCGCGGCCGGGAGCCTGCGCGAGGCCGCCGTGGGTGTGCCGCGCTTCGATTACGACGCGTCCGGCAATCTGCTCGGCCTGCGCATCGAAGGCGCGGCCACGCGCTTAAACACCATCGCCGCCGCGCCCACGGCCCCGGAAAACGTCTCGGTCTCGGCCGTGGCGTACACGCTTTCGTTTTTCGGAACGGGATCCATGACCCTGTCCGGGGCGCACGCGGCCACGATCAATGGCACGGGTGCGCTCCCGGCGCGGGTGTCCTACACCTTCACGCCCACGGCCGGAACGCTGACGCTCACACCTTCAGGCACGGTCCAGCATCTGCAGGTGGAGGCCGGGGCGTTCGCCACCTCGCCGATCCTGGGCGAGGGATCGGCCGTGGCCCGGACGGCGGACGTGGCGACCGTGGCGCTGTCCGGGATCGATTTCAACACGGCCGAGGGGACGATTTATTGTGAGTTTCGTGTTGCTGGGGTGTCTGTTCAACAACGGATTTTTTATATAGATAACAATTCAAGTTCAAACGTTTTATCGTTATTTGTTTCAGCAAGCAACAAAATTACAATGGCGGTAGCCTCCGGCGGGACAACTGTTGTCTATACAGAGGCATCATCAACGGTTGTTGCGAATACTGTGTATAAGGTGGCATTCTCCTTCCGAAACAATAACTATCAACTCGTTGTAAATGGCGGCCCAGCTGTTTCGGATACATCCGGAGCAATGCCGTCGTCGCTCGTAACAATACGATTAGGGCAGGGTCTTAGTAATGTGCAGCCGATGTTCGGCGTTATACGCCATTTTGCCTATTTCCCCCGAGCCCTGACCACCGCGCAACTGCAGGCCATGACCCTATAA
- a CDS encoding response regulator, with protein sequence MTNILVADDSALTCAWLERLLPTMGHHVAATVRNGAEAVRLAQSLRPDLVLMDVRMPGDMDGLAAGEHIRSTLDIPVVYMTAHTEEDILGRIMAASPRGFVTKPIQAAQLRLTLEIALRARAERALTSANARFRILADNASDMIFRYRFADNTYEYVNSAITAITGYSPADLCADPLLLFRIIHPESRDYLEREWGKFLQGDIAPTYEFRIMHADGRPRWLFQRNIPVRDESGKVVALDGMVTDVTERKSVEQRLRRDLENADEASRAKTRLLARVGHELRTPLNNIIGMCEVLAEATLPPDQRKCVAAITESGDALARLISQVLDISRMDSGEMELCRGAFDPGALIGEIADDILPRARDKGLRLVVRTGPGLPKTAYGDALAMGRVVRKLADNAVRFTQRGEVELMASLREGPSDPPCLVFRVRDTGEGIDPQDQRRIFEPFATSRQTGGTSHGAGLGLAVAARLAELLGGSLEVESRPGLGSLFTFRAPVELAAQTPTAQASAAGESPPRDEPARLPLCRVLVAEDNPANRNIIALYLEGSPYLADMAVDGAEAVALFRPGVHALALMDIDMPVMDGFEATRNLRLAEARAKVAPIPVIALTAHELPEIRRLMTEAGCTDFLVKPVRKSRLFAAIAQALKVKPPFVEIPAGDSAPPPEVLRLLPAFFNIQSCNLKKMRQALAAGDTTTLRIMGHGLRGAALTYGMGGMAAIGVDIEKAALAGDTASIGAFLDHLEEDIRIQGAKHGCPPSA encoded by the coding sequence ATGACGAACATCCTGGTGGCCGACGATTCGGCCCTCACCTGCGCCTGGCTGGAAAGACTCCTGCCGACCATGGGCCACCATGTGGCGGCCACGGTTCGCAACGGAGCCGAGGCCGTACGGCTGGCCCAAAGCCTGCGGCCCGACCTGGTGCTCATGGACGTGCGCATGCCCGGGGACATGGACGGGCTGGCCGCCGGGGAGCATATCCGCTCCACCCTGGACATCCCCGTGGTGTACATGACCGCCCACACCGAGGAGGACATCCTCGGACGCATCATGGCCGCCTCCCCCCGGGGATTCGTCACCAAGCCCATCCAGGCCGCCCAGTTGCGCCTGACCCTGGAAATCGCCCTGCGCGCCAGGGCGGAACGCGCCCTGACCTCAGCCAACGCCCGTTTCCGCATCCTGGCCGACAACGCCAGCGACATGATTTTCCGTTACCGGTTCGCGGACAACACCTACGAATACGTCAATAGCGCCATCACCGCCATCACCGGCTACTCCCCGGCCGATCTGTGCGCCGACCCGCTGCTTCTTTTCCGCATCATCCACCCCGAAAGCCGGGACTATCTCGAACGGGAGTGGGGAAAATTCCTGCAGGGCGACATCGCCCCCACCTACGAATTCCGGATCATGCATGCTGACGGCCGACCACGCTGGCTTTTCCAGCGCAACATTCCCGTGCGCGACGAATCCGGAAAGGTTGTGGCCCTGGACGGCATGGTCACGGACGTCACCGAACGCAAAAGCGTGGAGCAACGGCTGCGCCGCGACCTGGAAAACGCGGACGAGGCCTCGCGGGCCAAAACCCGGCTCCTGGCCCGGGTGGGGCACGAGTTGCGCACCCCCCTAAACAACATCATCGGCATGTGCGAGGTGCTTGCCGAGGCCACCCTGCCCCCGGATCAACGAAAATGCGTGGCGGCCATCACCGAGTCGGGCGATGCCCTGGCACGGCTGATAAGCCAGGTTCTGGACATTTCCCGGATGGATTCCGGCGAGATGGAGCTTTGCCGGGGGGCCTTCGATCCCGGGGCCCTGATCGGCGAGATCGCCGACGATATCCTGCCCCGGGCCCGGGACAAAGGGCTGCGGCTGGTGGTCAGGACCGGGCCGGGACTGCCGAAAACGGCCTACGGCGATGCCCTGGCCATGGGCCGGGTGGTGCGCAAGCTGGCGGACAACGCCGTGCGGTTCACGCAGCGGGGAGAGGTGGAGCTCATGGCCAGCCTGCGTGAGGGGCCGTCCGACCCGCCCTGCCTGGTCTTTCGGGTGCGCGACACCGGAGAGGGCATCGACCCCCAGGATCAGCGCAGAATTTTTGAGCCCTTCGCCACCTCCCGACAGACCGGAGGAACCAGCCACGGGGCCGGGCTGGGCCTGGCCGTGGCGGCGCGACTGGCCGAACTCCTGGGCGGAAGCCTTGAGGTGGAAAGCCGGCCGGGCCTTGGCAGCCTGTTCACCTTCCGGGCGCCCGTGGAGCTTGCGGCCCAGACGCCGACCGCCCAGGCGTCCGCCGCCGGGGAGTCGCCGCCCCGGGATGAACCTGCCCGCCTGCCCCTGTGCCGGGTGCTGGTGGCCGAAGACAACCCGGCCAACCGCAACATTATCGCCCTGTACCTGGAGGGCTCCCCCTATCTGGCTGACATGGCCGTCGACGGGGCCGAGGCCGTGGCCCTGTTCCGTCCCGGCGTGCATGCCCTGGCGCTCATGGATATCGACATGCCGGTCATGGACGGCTTCGAGGCCACCCGGAACCTGCGGCTGGCCGAGGCCCGGGCCAAGGTCGCCCCCATCCCGGTCATCGCCCTGACCGCCCATGAACTCCCGGAAATACGACGGCTGATGACCGAGGCGGGATGTACGGACTTTCTGGTCAAACCCGTGCGGAAATCCCGCCTGTTCGCAGCCATCGCCCAGGCCCTCAAGGTCAAGCCGCCCTTTGTGGAGATACCCGCCGGGGACAGCGCGCCGCCCCCCGAGGTGCTGCGACTTTTACCCGCCTTTTTCAATATCCAGTCCTGCAACCTGAAAAAAATGCGCCAGGCCCTGGCCGCGGGCGACACCACCACCCTGCGCATCATGGGCCACGGACTGCGCGGTGCGGCCCTGACCTACGGCATGGGCGGCATGGCCGCCATCGGCGTGGACATCGAAAAAGCGGCCCTGGCCGGGGACACTGCATCCATCGGCGCGTTTCTGGACCATCTGGAGGAAGACATCCGCATCCAGGGCGCAAAACATGGCTGCCCCCCATCGGCCTGA
- a CDS encoding C13 family peptidase yields MRQRRHFLTLAMLFVFLACPTWAFSAEIASYSQARDRLEAQVIGDRADVGEVLGNPVGMTGPIDVTAGGQSLRLGHGPGWLFAVRLHIGKNPLYAVAFVGQDATVDVAQATAAPDGLSAAPRQAAARRATAVAGQDEAYAVLLADLLGHSAQGRRIYAAAARVEGTSATVATWQDTITVSGGPGWLFFVDDAPKANWTHACRYVLVGQDGTLTVQKTKTPPNDMAAFTELTTWPQPEAGLSTPAAKASALTAVTGAARQSTPAANRYAVIISGGWDQYNNHVRYWNDCAFFYNTLKQHGFLSNHITVLYADGTDPAVDRSDGVSSPLDFDGDSVPDINYSATRANIATVFNQLGATLGANDILYIFTTDHGGAQSGNAAPYNTPNVVLYLWGEIITGDELAAEVNKVANPRAVLGIFEQCFSGGMVEKLAGTNRVVMSASRWWELSYAMGPDYTYDEFSYYVTTALSDASKGDTNGDGIVSMEEAYLYALARDSHQSELLDGGGDNEGEHPAYRSDPWDLGRTLSLGGIDAAARPPVLAGFSQFETDEAFPTPDPSAAMGWHADDATWSHVLPFAFPLAGTNYSTVSVSSNGLLYFTNPSTSGVNTIAGLTASLAISPHWDNLTTAGAGFDIYVTDTPQHVTFVWQAETYVDQRPVNVGLRLYPDGHFTLYYGTGNALTSRVTMRDKTIGVATASVLHPALRNGVSDLGSAAALDFRKAVSPWAVPAISLLLSE; encoded by the coding sequence ATGAGACAGCGGCGGCATTTTCTCACCCTGGCCATGCTTTTCGTTTTTCTCGCCTGTCCAACCTGGGCCTTTTCCGCTGAAATCGCCTCCTATTCCCAGGCCAGGGACCGGCTGGAGGCCCAGGTCATCGGTGACCGGGCCGACGTTGGGGAGGTCTTGGGGAATCCCGTCGGGATGACCGGCCCCATTGACGTGACGGCCGGGGGGCAGAGCCTGCGCCTGGGGCACGGCCCGGGCTGGCTGTTCGCCGTGCGCCTTCATATCGGAAAAAATCCGCTGTATGCGGTGGCCTTCGTAGGCCAGGACGCCACGGTGGACGTGGCCCAGGCCACGGCCGCGCCGGACGGCCTGTCCGCCGCCCCGCGCCAGGCAGCCGCGCGGCGGGCCACGGCCGTGGCCGGCCAGGACGAGGCCTACGCCGTGCTTCTGGCCGATCTGCTCGGCCACAGCGCACAGGGCCGCCGCATCTACGCGGCCGCGGCCAGGGTCGAGGGGACGTCCGCCACCGTGGCGACATGGCAGGACACGATCACCGTCTCCGGCGGCCCGGGCTGGCTCTTTTTTGTGGACGACGCGCCGAAAGCCAACTGGACCCACGCCTGCCGCTACGTGCTGGTGGGCCAGGACGGCACGCTGACCGTGCAAAAGACCAAGACGCCGCCAAACGACATGGCCGCCTTCACGGAGCTGACCACCTGGCCGCAGCCCGAAGCCGGGCTCTCCACGCCTGCGGCCAAAGCCTCCGCCCTCACGGCCGTCACGGGCGCCGCGCGCCAGTCCACCCCGGCCGCCAACCGCTACGCGGTCATCATCTCCGGCGGCTGGGACCAGTACAACAATCACGTCCGCTACTGGAACGACTGCGCCTTTTTCTACAACACCCTCAAGCAGCACGGCTTTTTAAGCAATCATATCACGGTGCTCTACGCCGACGGCACGGACCCTGCCGTGGACCGCTCCGACGGCGTCAGCTCCCCCCTGGATTTCGACGGCGACTCCGTGCCCGACATCAACTACAGCGCCACCAGGGCCAACATCGCCACGGTTTTCAACCAACTGGGCGCGACCCTGGGCGCTAACGACATCCTCTACATCTTCACCACCGACCACGGCGGGGCCCAGTCAGGAAACGCCGCCCCCTACAACACGCCAAACGTGGTGCTCTACCTGTGGGGCGAGATCATCACCGGCGACGAACTGGCCGCCGAGGTGAACAAGGTCGCCAACCCCAGGGCCGTGCTCGGCATCTTCGAGCAGTGCTTTTCCGGCGGCATGGTGGAGAAGCTGGCGGGCACGAACCGGGTGGTCATGTCGGCCTCGCGCTGGTGGGAGCTGTCCTACGCCATGGGGCCGGACTACACCTACGACGAGTTCAGCTACTACGTGACCACGGCCCTGTCCGACGCCTCCAAGGGCGACACCAACGGCGATGGCATCGTGAGCATGGAGGAGGCCTACCTCTACGCCCTGGCCCGGGACTCCCACCAATCCGAGCTTCTGGACGGCGGCGGGGACAACGAGGGCGAACACCCCGCCTACAGAAGCGATCCCTGGGATCTGGGGCGCACCCTGTCCCTGGGCGGCATCGACGCCGCAGCCCGGCCGCCCGTCCTGGCAGGATTCTCCCAGTTTGAGACCGACGAGGCCTTCCCCACCCCGGACCCGTCCGCGGCTATGGGCTGGCACGCCGACGACGCCACCTGGAGCCATGTCCTGCCCTTCGCCTTTCCCCTGGCCGGGACGAACTATTCAACCGTCTCCGTGTCCTCAAACGGCCTGCTCTACTTCACCAACCCCTCGACAAGCGGGGTGAACACCATCGCCGGGCTGACCGCCTCCCTGGCCATCTCCCCCCACTGGGACAACCTGACCACCGCAGGCGCCGGATTCGACATCTACGTCACGGACACGCCGCAACATGTGACCTTCGTCTGGCAGGCCGAGACCTATGTGGATCAGCGGCCGGTGAACGTCGGCCTCAGGCTGTACCCCGACGGGCATTTCACACTGTACTACGGAACCGGCAACGCGCTGACCTCGCGGGTGACCATGCGGGACAAGACCATCGGCGTCGCCACAGCTTCCGTCCTGCATCCGGCCCTGCGAAACGGCGTGTCCGACCTGGGCTCGGCTGCGGCCTTGGACTTTCGCAAGGCGGTCTCTCCGTGGGCGGTCCCTGCGATCAGCCTGCTTCTGTCCGAATGA
- a CDS encoding phage adaptor protein — MPSQAWLTLPRPGASGLRGPHLDTAAALIMEIAREVRDPSVTEDRILRLLNRVLLDVAGRVCLPGLFTENTVVLDPGAAAVDLPADYHHDLTEVVCLTARRRLSLASGLEELARRGGPEVRTGGRPWPLAAAAIGSRLFVRPVSDAPVVLLVRYFRLPAPLEADTDRPDGLPAHLAPELLVARVCRDLFEGLEEGAEGKKTQTGRFEARFEAAMGRLAEFAGTRQAMDAPVPDALGFGRPGAFL, encoded by the coding sequence ATGCCAAGCCAGGCCTGGCTCACCCTGCCCCGCCCCGGCGCATCCGGCCTGCGCGGCCCGCACCTGGACACGGCCGCCGCCCTGATCATGGAGATCGCCCGGGAGGTGCGCGACCCGTCGGTCACCGAGGACCGCATCCTGCGCCTGCTCAACAGGGTGCTTCTGGACGTGGCCGGGCGGGTCTGCCTGCCGGGGCTTTTCACCGAAAACACCGTGGTTCTCGACCCGGGGGCGGCGGCCGTGGATCTGCCCGCCGACTATCACCACGACCTGACGGAGGTCGTGTGCCTGACCGCCCGGCGACGGCTTTCCCTGGCCTCGGGCCTGGAGGAGCTGGCCCGCCGGGGCGGGCCGGAGGTCCGCACGGGGGGAAGGCCCTGGCCCCTGGCCGCAGCCGCCATCGGCTCCAGGCTCTTCGTGCGGCCCGTCTCCGACGCGCCGGTCGTGCTTTTGGTGCGCTATTTCCGCCTGCCCGCCCCCCTTGAGGCGGACACGGACCGCCCGGACGGGCTGCCCGCGCATCTGGCCCCGGAGCTTCTGGTGGCCCGGGTGTGCCGGGATCTCTTCGAAGGGTTGGAGGAAGGGGCCGAGGGCAAAAAGACCCAGACCGGACGCTTCGAGGCCCGCTTCGAGGCGGCCATGGGCCGACTGGCCGAGTTCGCCGGGACGCGCCAGGCCATGGACGCCCCGGTGCCAGACGCGCTGGGGTTCGGCCGCCCGGGGGCCTTTTTATGA